DNA from Eucalyptus grandis isolate ANBG69807.140 chromosome 5, ASM1654582v1, whole genome shotgun sequence:
TTTGAATTCTTGAATGCCCATTGAGCAAAAGGAGCTGTACAAGTGCGCCAGCTGGACGGTGAAAAAAACGAGTGATGAAAGAGTAATGCATTGCACTTGCAGAGCTGCATCCCAAAGTTTCAGGAGGTGCCAAGGTGCACAAATTTTAAGGAACTGCGATCGGATCGAGGACCAACAGACcccacaaaggaaaaaaaatgtaagcaGGTGAAGTCCATGATTTAGGacagaaagaaagataaaaagatcgaaatttaataaaataagtGATACTGAGCGTCGATTTTATAAGAAGTTGTCTAGATAAAGACATTTTAAAGGAAGTGCATGTTGGGCGAGGACAAGTAGCCACACAAAAGACAAAATGTAAGTTGGTGAAGTCAATAATTcagtttcgaccaaaaaaaaaaagtcaataattCAGTACAAAAAGATACATTATATTATATACAATGGATGTCGTAttaatattctcattttcacatgTCCCTTGCAATGATTTAAGCATAGAATAACTGCTTCACGCACTAACCTACGTTCATTTGGTCTTTCGCGTGTCTTCTTCTCCTCGATATGGTCGTCGTTTCTAACATACAAACATTTCAAGCCGGTCTTGATATAAAACTAGCACTAGTCATATTTTATCCAACGGCTGGCGATGATCGTCAATCATTAGCAGTCAGCAGGCAGTCATTGTCAGCCACCCGAATACTTTGCCGCATGCAAGAGCAGccctctttcattttcaatgacAGAAATAAACTATACTTTGTTACGTATGGGTGCTCGTGTACTGAAttattgactttttcttttggtcgaaaCTGAATTATTGGCTTCACCaagctaggggtgtgcaacggaaaccgcccgaaccgggaaccggccggaccggaccggaccggtcggTTTCGGGCGGTTCTAGAGGGTCTCGGTCCGGTCTCGGGTTCCTATTTTGGAACCGGTgaccggttggtccggttcccggttttgggatcggaaccggaccgaccggaccgactggaccggaccgaccatttatatatatttatttatttttaatttctaaactaATCTGCAGTACCCATCaccatatttatttttcctcttgtaACTCTTAAGCGAatccctccccctttttttagtTTCTGAACCTATCTACAGTAACCATcacatcatattttcttttccaaattttgcagCTCTCACTTTCCCTTTCCCTCTCGTAAGCCTaacccctctctttcttttatttagtttCTACTCTAATCTACAGTAGCCATCACATCAACttccattttcccaaattttgcaATCCAATTCGGCGGCAATTCTCACTTTGCCTTTCCCTCTCAAAACCGTGACCCCTCCCCTCTCGCTCGACGCCTCACCCCCAACGCCTCACCTCACGCCTCACTCGTGCCGATGCTCGGCTCTCTTCCTCTGAGTGCCTCGTCGCAACGTCTCGCCTCACACCTCGCTCCCTCGGACGCTCAGCTCTCTTCCTCTTCCGAGTGCCTCGCCGCAACGTCTCGCCTCACACCTTGCTCCCTCGGATGCTGggctctctccctcctccgaGCGCCTTGCCCCGATGCCTCGCTTCACTCCTCGCTCGCTCTGACGctcggctctcttcctcctccaagcACCTATCCGCGAGGTCTCGCCTCATACCGCGCTTGCTTGGACACTCGgctctcttccttcttcgagCTCCTCGCCCCGACGCCTCGCTCGCTCTAATGCTTGGCGAGTGCCTCGCCTTGACGCCTCGCTCGCTCTGACGCttggctctcttcctcctttgctTCACCTGAGATCTACGCATTTACGCTTGGCTCTCTTCCTCTTATGCTTTGCTTGTGATCTGTGCATTCCTGCTCTTTGGAGTGACGTTTGCCTCCACATAGGTGCGTTTCTCGGCTTCACTTTCGTCGGTTTTAGATCTCTGTCTTTTTGTAGCGTTTGTTTCAGTATGATCTCACTTGATATAGGTGTGGCGGTCTCATTGGAGTTTGCTTGGTTGTTTAGTCTCTAAATGGGTCTGCTGATAGGTCATGCGAAGCATGTAGCGAAAGTCGCAGCCTCGCCTCATGCCTAGCTTCGATCAAGTTGCTTAAGCCTTGACGTCGACACCTTCCCCTCTCACAACCTTGCCTTCGGCTTTGCTCAACACTCAAATGCCTTTCCATCGtcaaaattggtacattttctctttcttcacaagttgtgaaaattttaattgccaATTGATTCATTGATTTGGGGGCAATCCTACGAGGTTTATGAAATGAAACAAGTGATGGTTcattggaaccggaccggaccggaccggaccggttggtcggtccggttctcggttccaagaccagccggtccggtccacggtccagaaaagtgggaaccggtcctcccggtccggttcccggttcttgggtggaaccggaccgaaccgggaaccgatcacccctatcaccaacttacatttttttttttttttttggtgtggcTACCTGTCCTCGCCCAACGTGCACTTCCTTAAAAATGTCTTTATCTAAGCAACTTCTTATAAGAGCGACCCTCAGTATCActcattttatgaattttcgatctttttatctttctttctgtCCTCAATCATGGACTTCACCTGCTTACATTTTTTCCTTTGTGGGGTCTTCTGGTCCTCGATCCGATCGCAGTTCCTTAAAAATTGTGCACCTCGGCACCTCCTGAAACTTTGGGGTGCAGCTCTGCAAGTGCAATGCATGACTCTTTCAACACTTGTTTTTTTCACCGTCCAGCTGGCGCACTTGTACAGCTCCTTTTTGCTCGATGGGCATTCAAGAATTcgagggaaatgaagatttgaCATAACCAAAACGATACattatgttatatatatattcgtATTAATGTCGTATTAATATTCTCATATTCACATGTTCCTTGCAATGATTTAAGCATAAAATGAACTGCTTCACGCGCTAACCTACGTACAATTGGTCTTTCGCGTGTCTTCTTCTCCTCGATATGGTCGTTGTTTCTAACGTACAAACATTTCCAACCGGTCTTGATATAAAACTAGCACTAGTCATTTTTTATCCATCGGCTGGCGATGATCGTCAATCAACAGCAGTTAGCGGGCAGTCATTGTCAGCCACCCGACAACTTTGCCGCATGCAAGAGCAGccctctttcattttcaatgacAGAAATAAACTATACTTTGTTACATGTGACCTTTCCCAGGACTTACCGCTACAGCTTGTTCCAAGACCTTTTTTAAATCTCTACTTGCCCCTCACGTTATTCCTAGATACCCTACACTTTTGATAGCTTTCAATTCTAGCtctagctattgaaattccaacaacAAATTCACATAGATTCTACAATTTAATTCAGCATTGACAACATTCAAGGAGGTCACcaacttttatatatatatatgtagcaATGAAAAATCACAGGGCCAACTTATATATATGCGTCAAAATATTCATTtgtcttacttttcttttcctacaTTACCcttaaatcaaaatcaaaattaccCGTCTGGTCACTATTCTATCTCTCATCACCTTACCATATAATTCATACATGTCTAATAATAACAATGATTACCCATTACGCATACactgtttttttgaaaaaaaaaggcttatCACGAACACGACGTGTGCAGTGCGTGGCCCCAATAATAGTATATGAGAAAAAAACATAGAGTGGGGAGGTAGcctttattttcatttgagGTTTTTGACAGATGAATTCCATTTAATTGGTCATCACTCTAGTTTCATAGTCGATGCAACTGATGCTCAAGCTTTATGAGGAAAAAATGCCAACTGAACATTAAAGTACACCTATCACATTAAGAAACTAATAGCTACGAATTTTAGCATTTCCCCATATGCCAGTTTTATCGGAGAGCAAGGGAGTAGGAGACAACAACTTATCATTAttcttttagcatttttccCCAAAAGAAATGACAAAGTGTAGATGCTCTTTACTTGTagctttttatggaaaatggtaaatttatcaatcaCACTTCAAAAATGTGTATCTACGTGTGGGTGCGCGTGTCTATTCAGTTTACATaagatattatttgctttcttaaCTAAATCgctcaaataattcaattccTAAAAATGTTAGTGCAATTTAATATTTAGTTTCACTTGAAAGTAAATTGTGCCAAATTCATAATCGCATCACCTTAGATATGGAAGAGTCTTCTCATGATGTTCAATTTTTATAAGTTCATCTAGAGTCAATCCATAGTAGTAGGAATGCATACATCAATTAATTAGTCTGAATTTATTTTGTCTAGAATGTGTGtatgtttatatataaatacgCAAAAGTGGGTAGATTCAtaatgattttttccttttttttttctgtactaGATCATTGACTTCAACTACTtacattttgtcttttttgtgcCTTCTTCGCCTCGCGCCGACTGTAGTTCCTAAAAAATTGTTTGGTTGCTTTGGCACCTCCCTAAATAAATGGGCTGTGAAGAGATTGACCTACATATTCATTCATATGAtgaaatttcgatttttttttcgtCTTTCTTCTTGTACTACTTGCATTTTGTCTTTCGTGTGGCTTCTTGTCCTCGCCTAAATTTCTCAAACCagtcattttgaatttctatgAGCACGTGTTTTCCAATGGTTGTCATAATAGCAATGAAGGAgaaaatagtaattttttttttattttctagataacaataagtttaaaattcaCGAAAATCATAAAAAGCCGTCCGCAACTTTGCCGCATGTGAGACGAGCCCTCTTTAGTTTTCAATTATTAAACTCAGAAATAAATTAGACCATGTAACATATGACCGTCACCAGGACTTGCCGCTCCAGCTTGGTTCCATGACCTTTTAAAATCTCTACATGTCCCTCACATTTTTCACGGTTGCACTACACTTCGTGTcctttcaattctctctctagctATTGAAATCCCAGCAAGAAATTCACGTTGATTCTACAATTTAACTCCGCATGGACAACAATCGAGGAGGTCGTCAAGCAACTGCTGAGGAACACGGGATCGAGCTCATGAAGCAGCAGTTATTGCCTTCCATGTCACAAGATATTGAGGCAGCGCCGAAATTGTTGACTGAATCAGCAGGCGAAAGCAGCTGTAGCATCTTCAGAGTTCCTCAGGTACTTGCCGGAGGAAATGCCGAGGCGTCTCGGCCTAGAATCGTCTCTATTGGCCCATACCACCATGGGGAACAGCAGTTGCAGATGCTTCAGAAGCACAAGTGGAGATACCTCCACACCATGCTGGACCAAACTCAACCGCACGGTGTCGGCCTCGAGGACCTCATCAATACAGTGGCACTGAAAGTGGAAATGATCCGGCAGTGCTATTCGGAGAGCACAGAATGTTTCAGCGGACCTGACCTTGTGAAAATGATGGTTGTTGATGGATGCTTCATCATTCAGTTCCTCCGTCAATTGGCAGGGATCATACGGAGGGATCCCCCACTAAATAATTCATACGTGTTGTATTCCGTTGCACGGGACCTTCTTCGGCTTGAGAACCAAGTCCCATACTTTGTTCTCGAGGATTTGTTTGAAACAACGAATGTTCCAGAAGCAACGTGGTCCTTGGCCAATCTTGCCTCCCATTTCTTCAGCTGTTTCGATGTAGGACCCGGCTATGTCTTGGAAAGACAGATCAATATAAAAGGAGTGCATTTACTCGATTCATTTCGTCTGAGTTTAATACCTCAGAGTCAACAAGACAATCCAGTAGAGAAGAGTTTATACCGTCCTTTGATTAGATCTGCCTCCGAGCTCCGTCGAGTGGGAATTGGATTCAAGCAGGGGCAAGCCAGCACCTTCCTAGAGATCAAATTTGACAGTGAACGCAGAACTGTAAGAATtccacaaataaaaataaatgataatcTCAATTGCATCCTTCCCAATATGGTTGCTTTTGAACAGTGTCGTGGCCTAATAGATGGGCAAATAACCGCCTATGCCGTATTCATGGGATGCCTCATTCGCACTGCTGATGACGTACAGCTTTTGCGTGACCGTAAAGTCATATCAAATCACGTTATGAGCAACCAGGATGTTGCATGCTTCTTCGGTGACATCTGCAAGGACGCTACTATAGAAATCCGCAAGACCTATCTAGCATCACACTTTTCATCTTTAGATGAGTCTTTTAAGTATGAGCAGGCTTATCTTTGTTGGGCACAACTCCTAAATACTTTCCATGACAACCCATGGTCAGCTCTTTCGGGCTTAGCTGTTGTAGTGACGCTTGTAGGCATCATTCAAACAGTGTATGCTGTGTTGCAGTACTATCATCCCAAGTAGCAAGAAGCATATAGAAGCTGCGTCTTCTAATTtcattacatatatatatatatatagactatGTTTTTAGTGAATCTTTTGAGTTGTTGATACTTTTCTCGTGATCAGATCAATCTTGAGTATGTGGATTAACAGTTATCATCACTAAAGTGGTGATCACTAGGGGAGAGAACAACCTGGTGATCCCATTTTGCCGGGAAATCCAAAACTTACTCCGCCCTAGGCCTAGCCACTACCAAGTTCGCGGAACAAAGGACTGAATCGGCCGGTTAAATGGTGTTCTACAACTGATAAAACCAAAGTTACACGACAAAAAAGGTGTACTGGTGCAAAACCATTGTTATTTTACTAGCCATGCTAAATACTTGTGTTACAAATAAATGAACATTTCCACCCAAAAAGAGCCCAGTGTATCATAAATGCATCTCTACCATTGTCAACCTATTCTTGAGCTATCTCTTCCAAACACCAAAGTCGTCGCCCAATTCCTCACAATGTAGAACCTATTCCTCCACCTAACACCCTCATGAGATAAGCTGAACGCCAAACCACCTAGCTCACGAATCTTGCTTGCGATTTCCCCTTCTCGTCCTACATAAAAGAATGTTTGCATAAGTGATGAGGATTGATTCCATGAATAATAGAAGTACTAGGTATTAGGAAAGAAAACCATTAGTGTGGCATGGTAGCATGTTATGTACCTTAGACTGGCGTAAATCGACCAGCACCTTTTAACACCCTACAGTAGCCATGCTTCCAAAATGTTTGTACACTAATGGGTCCCCTAGAAGTATGCCTATTGAGCAAAATGCTTTCCCTCaattttgttagagaaaactcctatgttgttttgaagttgacaaaacttatctaagttcTATTCTGAAGATTGctagacttttgtgtcaaagtctatcttacaacAAAACTCTgcccactctgacaaattccaaactgaatgcaagtgaaaataaaaacatatccAGACACGTGATTATCCTTCTTTCTTAAAGGGTTTGGTTCATACAGGTTATAGATGGCATTTTGGATGGAAATGTCACCTACgagattgattatttttattagaatcaatttatataCATCAAATCTTTTCAGATGGCAAgttaatttggaaagaatctacttatggaaatcaagatcctgattgtatgggcgtacaagattgacgggctttcatcacaatcttcaaacggcttgAAGATCTCCtcgattgattctgtccaacaggttgattggaagaattcctttggaaagtgccaatggtcgagaaggcatgaaggatTATTTAAAGAGGTTTCTCCAAGCTGTTCGATAGAGtgcatgaaagaagaattctaaagtctaaAGCTTACCATTTAATTGTTATTCCGTACATTGTgctcaaatttgtactcaaaagagagcgAGAGACTCAAagagagactttgtgagagcagtagagactcttcactgtgaagtcgagatcacacgattgtaaatttttattttattcttagtGGAAACCAGCTAGAAATCTGTCAACATGGGAGAGTGGActtaggcttgatctaagccgaaccactataaattatgtgttcctTTTCTCgtccctaaactcctttactttattCGTATCTCAATTTTGTAGTTAAAGTCTAAACTCTTTTAAAGTTTTATGATCATTAGACTtagtttcaaaagcaaaatattcttACTACTCTTTGCGAAAAATtatcttcacacctattcaccccctctaggtattcatactggcactttcaattggtatcagagcccacGTGCTTACTTATtaaagtgttttacttctaagctaaagatcttctatggctagtattttggctctagATTTAGTTGAAGGTTAGAGCAACACCAAACCCCCTTAATTCGATGGAAAGAAGTATaatgtgtgacatcccgatttttttcaattctaatttcaataaattgagacgggcatttcgttggcatgcATATAGTTCCTTTTCCTTGAGTCgaccactcatgtgaaaactagtttatcaagtgaagtcgttaagagattctaatgcatcagactcgagaatttgattagGAATCGACCTTTTGACcaagctaatctgcaagggtcattacggcacaaataaaaattgattagagaccggagataggttgactcgacaaaggcatgtgatcaggtgtgggtgattccacgagatcgcacaattcttgtcgatcggcactggatcGACTTTtttgtcgattgggtaccctgtgcccgtatttgaaaccttgagattacccttGACAAccaaaagtcgccaatgtgtcaaagatgtacattatggcttgaattgatcaaccacaggtcaaatgcataaaaaatttctaaaagatgCCCGGTAGATCAGAATGCGCTAGTATCATGCCAAAGTGAAAGTaatcgtgaaattgagatcgaattctgaaattggaagtcatggtgtgtcacaaatcttattaggaacattggattaatttatgggctttaattggactcaattgaaagagaattgaatggaattgaagaaattagcaCATAAGATTCTATGCCCcggtgaaaaatgaaattgaacttaTTGGACTAAGGTTGTGGGAGGATAGAGTTAGTGGATTGTGACATCACAAGTAATGTCATGGGGTGGGGCAAGATTGGCTAGGGTGGAGATTGAATCCCgaaaaggtgggatgtcacttcTCCTTTGtccccatcatcttcaagcttggaggagagagagagggaggagcgACCGTTAGAACCAGGCCAGCCGACTCCCCTTCGTCCGCCCTTCGCTTGCTCGCTCGTCGCCGCTTGTCGTTCGCCACCGAAGCTCGTTGTGGCTGCTCGTCCGCGCACGACTACGCGCTGTCCCATGTGTGAGCTGCTCCGCCTTCACCGCGAGTTCCAGCCCGTCGTCCACCATCCCATAGCTGCTGCTCGACGTCGCAACACCTCGCCGGAGTCCCCATCGCCGCCGCACGTCCTTGCCAGTCACCGCTCGAGTTACCATTGCTTCCCTCCGCCGGTTTCGCGTCCAATCGACCGCCGTGCCGCCTTCTTCCAAGCTTGGTTAGTGGTTGGAAGTTCCAGCGAGATCCGGCTCTTCAAGGCTCGATTTGGTTGCCTTTCGGTTCTCATTTGATGTTGCtccgtgtaggtttgtcgtcggcATTGTCGTGCTCTTCGCCGAGGACTTGTCGGAAAGcaattccggtgagtttagctcactaagccttgattagagggttaatgatgctttaagtgtgtttagcttaggttgattgagattaggtggttagattagtttatttagttgtggattagattaaggggtttaattaagttaaagtatgtttagtttaagtttaagtaggtttattttaatataagcctcgatgtgacttaaaggaatttatttctgatttaaataaatgtttccaaattattggattatttaataatatattatattccgaaaattattaaaatattattattttaaaaaattcgaaaaattatttttgacatCAATTgctcagaattttgtgctgatcgctgctgtgtatttagaatttgaatttgatgagtggataatgcaaattgagtgttgattgtgaaaaatatgg
Protein-coding regions in this window:
- the LOC104447277 gene encoding UPF0481 protein At3g47200, whose protein sequence is MDNNRGGRQATAEEHGIELMKQQLLPSMSQDIEAAPKLLTESAGESSCSIFRVPQVLAGGNAEASRPRIVSIGPYHHGEQQLQMLQKHKWRYLHTMLDQTQPHGVGLEDLINTVALKVEMIRQCYSESTECFSGPDLVKMMVVDGCFIIQFLRQLAGIIRRDPPLNNSYVLYSVARDLLRLENQVPYFVLEDLFETTNVPEATWSLANLASHFFSCFDVGPGYVLERQINIKGVHLLDSFRLSLIPQSQQDNPVEKSLYRPLIRSASELRRVGIGFKQGQASTFLEIKFDSERRTVRIPQIKINDNLNCILPNMVAFEQCRGLIDGQITAYAVFMGCLIRTADDVQLLRDRKVISNHVMSNQDVACFFGDICKDATIEIRKTYLASHFSSLDESFKYEQAYLCWAQLLNTFHDNPWSALSGLAVVVTLVGIIQTVYAVLQYYHPK